TGGAAGATGATCTGCTTATAGAAAGGCACACCACTCTTTACATCCAGACTGAATTCCAATTTTGGCTCGATCTTGGCCACCATTGCTCTCCTCATTTCTTGTACTATTGTACTGGTGTATTAGTACAATGTCAACAAAATCATGAGTCTGTTCAAAAACAAAAGAGCTGCCTCCCGTAGGAAGCAGCTTACATGCTTATTAACTTATTTTATTGCTTATGTTTGATAAAGGTATTGTCTTGCAGTTCCTGCCGCGCAAGACGTAGCTCTTCAGGCGTATTCATGACAATGGGACCTGCCCAAGCAATAGGTTCCTTCAACGGTTTTGCCGCATAGAGAAAGAAGCGAACACCTGCTTCCCCAGATGAGAGTGAGAGGGTATCCCCTTCTCCAAAGAGTACAGCCCTATGGAAAGGTACTTCCTTTCCATCTGTGAGCAGGGATCCCTCCACTATATAGAGGAAAAGCGTGTTTTCAGAGGGAACTTCCAAACTCCAGGATTGATTTGCTTCCAGCTTGACATCGAGGTAGGTGGTTTTTACATAATCACCTTCTTCCGGCCCCTTGGTCCCATTATAGGAGCCACTGATAACCCTGACCTCACTCCCAGTCTCCTTGACAACAGGGATTTGTGCTTTCCTGATATCCCGATACGCAGGATCGGTCATCTTGTCTTTCTTGGGCAGGTTGATCCAGAGCTGACATCCAAGCATACGATCACTGGGCTGCGGCATTTCCTGGTGGATGATGCCACTACCCCCGGTCATCCACTGGCAGCATCCCTCGTTTATGGAGCCACTGTTTCCCAGGCTATCCCCATGCTCAATCTCACCTTCAATGAGGTAGGTTACCGTCTCTATCCCCCGATGGGGATGCCAAGGGAATCCTTTGATGTAGTCTTCACTATCCTTTGAATCGAATGCATCAAGCAAAAGAAATGGGTCAAAATCCTTGGTATCATTGTATCCGATAACCCTAACCAGCTTGACTCCGGCTCCGTCGTACTGTACCGCTCCGCCTGTGATGCGCTTGATTGGTCGTTTCTGCATGATCGCTCCTTCTATTGTGCTCATAGTATAACACCCACGTAGGACGTGGGTGCATACAACTTCTTTTTGTTTGTTTTACAGCTGTAAGGAAGGAGGTGAGAAGACTCTTGCTTCCAGCTCCTTGTTGAGCATGTACAGGCCACGGTTATCAGAGCCAAAGACCTCGAACTTCTGGATGTTTTCCTGAGCATTGGCTTCTTCTTCACCTTGTTCCTTGATGAACCAGTCAAGGAATTGCTGGGAGCGATAATCTTTCTGTTTTACCGCTACCTCATAGATGTTGTTGATGGAGGCTGTAACATATTCCTCGTGCTTAAGAGCCTCAACAAGAGGATCCTTGGTATTTTCGTATGATTTGCTGGGATCTGCCAGAGCGGAGAGTGTTACGGCATGTCCATTGTTCAACAAGTACTGGCGAAAGAGCATGGCGTGACTCATCTCTTCCTGTGCTTGTACCTTGAACCAGTTCTCATATCCGAATAGTCCCTTTTCAGCGTAGAAGTTTGCCATATCAAGATACAGATATGCGGAATAGAACTCCTTGTTGATTTGTTCATTCAATAATGTGGCGATTTCTTTTGATAGCATATGAATCTCCTTATTTTTACTAATACAAAGATACAACTAATATTATGTATCGACAATATGTCACTTGCCTCGCTATCTTGCACATCAGGAAAAGACGCAGTAGACTCTGTCTCCATGGAAAAGCGTATGAAAAGGCCGCTACGAGCAAATCACTATTTGCTGCTAGGCTTTCTGGCTATCATTCTGGTGGGTTCGTTGCTGTTGCGACTTCCCATCTCCCACAACGAAGGAATAAAAATTTCCTACTGGGATTCACTTTTTATATCCACCAGTGCAGTTTGTGTTACTGGACTCGTTACGGTTGATGTAGCGCTGACATTCTCTCTTTTTGGGCGCACGGTCATTGCTATACTGATCCTGCTTGGAGGCTTGGGATTTGCCTCAATGGTTATCTCCTTCAGTCTCCTCTTGGGCATGAACATCGGACTCAGTCAACGGTCTTTCATCAAGGAAGCCTACAACCTCTCTTCTGTCCAAGGCACGTTGATGGTGGTACGTGCTGTTGGTTTGGCAGCTTTGTTGGTGCAGGGCGTTGGTGTATTTATTGAATATTTCATATTTCGTTCAACGTATGGTCCTCTTGATGCCTTGGGGCACGCGGTATTCAATACCATCTCTGCATTCAATAACGCCGGTTTTGACCTCATGGGAAAGTATCAGAGTCTATCCATGTACCGTCATAGTGTTGCGATGAATCTTACGACTGCTTTACTGATTATAATCGGAGGTACCGGTTTCTTTGTAATCGCAGATATAGTGAAAAACCGCAATTGGAAGAAACTGACCATGCACTCCAAGATTGTGGTGACCATGAACAGTATTCTCCTCATCGGGGGGTTCCTGTTCTTTCTCTTTGTCGAACATCTGGAACCTCTTGCAGCATTTTTCCAGAGTGTTACTACCAGGACAGCAGGTTTTAATACCGTCGATATTGCAGGCTTGAGTCAAGCTGGACTCCTTGTTACCATTGTCTTGATGTTCATCGGAGCAAGTCCTGGATCCACTGGTGGAGGTATCAAGACCTCCACAACCTTTACGCTGTTTCTCAGCCTCGGCTCCTTGATGTTTGGCCGGCAGACAGCTGCCTTCAAGCGTAAGATTGGAGGTGAGAGTATTCTCAAGGCTTTTCAGGTCCTCTTGCTTTCCATTTTGCTCATAGGTGGTGGGAGCTTTCTGCTGTTGATTATTGAAGGATCGAAGTTCACTTTTCTAGAGGTACTGTTTGAAGCGGTTTCCGCTTTTGCTACCGTTGGACTTTCAATGGGGATCACCACCGAAATAGCTACACTATCGAAGCTCGTATTGGTGGTAGTAATGTTTGCTGGAAGAGTCGGCCCTATCACCATAGCCACCAGTTTCGCGAGGAAAGCCTCACAACTGGGCTATGTTGAAGAGCAGGTGTTTATTGGATAGGAGATAATTTGCCATGAAGAAAGAGTATGATCCAGATGCCTATGGGATTATTGGGCTGGGAAGGTTCGGCCTGTCCTTGGCCCTTGAACTAACTAAGGCAGGCAAACAGGTTATTGTCCTGGAAATTGAGGAAGAGAAGCTAAACGCAGTCAAGGATCAGTTGGAGAATATCTATCCAGTGAAATCAGTCACTGAAGAAGTATTGCATGAGTCTGGAATCTCCCACTGCCGCACTGCAATTGTCTGCATAGGAAAGGATATTGAATCAAATATTCTGGTAACGATGAGCTTGATCGAGTTGGGTATCCCCCGGGTCATTGCCAAGGCAACAAGCATGAATCATGGCAAGGTGCTTGAGCGTATTGGGGCTGAGGCTGTCTTTCCTGAGGTTGAGATGGGAGAGCGACTAGCCCGTTCCTTGGTCTCCACTGGGACACTGGACTTCCTTGAGCTTTGTGATGATTTCTCCATTGCCAATGTCACACTCTCCAGAAAATTCGCCGATCAAAGTGTGGCTGACTTGAACCTTCGTAAACGGTATCACCTGAATATTATTGTAATCATTCGAGACGAGACAGCAATCAGTGAGATCATGCCTGACCAACAGCTGTTCGAGGATGATGTATTGGTTGTTGGTGGGACCAACGATGCAATCAGGAAATTTGAACAGGCAAATGAAGCCTAGTTGATCGTCTGTTTGCCGGTTGCAAGGTCGTGAGCAAACTCCCAGTACTCCTGGGTGTTTTCCCGTACCTTGGCAAACTCCTCGTCACTGAGTGTCCTGATGAGTTTTGCAGGGGTACCGACCAGCAGTGAGCGGGGAGGGTAAACCTTGTTCTGGGAAACCAGAGCCCCTGCAGCAACGATGGACTCATCCCCAATTACTGCTCCATTGAGTACAATTGCTCCCATACCGATAAGACAGTCATCCTCAATGGTGCAGGCATGGATGATGGCACCATGTCCGATAGTGCATCTTTCTCCCACAATAAGCGGGAAGCCCTTGTCTACATGTGCAACTACGTTGTCCTGAAGGTTCGATTTGCTTCCAATATGAATAGTATTCACATCTGCCCTGAGTGTGGCATGAAACCAGATAGAGACCCCTTCCCCCAATGTGACATTGCCGATGACATCAGCACTGGGTGCGATATAACAACCTTCTGCAATACTCGGTGACTTACCATTATATGCGTACATCATAGTCGGTTTCCTCTCTGGTTTGACTATATCCGGAATGCAATGATTCTGTACAGTCTGAAATAATTTTGCAAATGACTTGCAAAATCATCATGGGTTTACTATGTTGTAGGTACTTGATGGAGGTACTATGCGAACACGTGCATTATCGATACTACTGGCGCTCATCCTAATCCCTTTCGTTCTCTTTGCAGGGGGGAATACTGAGCAGGATTCCAAGCCTATTGTCATGGTGAGTATTCTTCCCCATGCATATTTTGTCGACCAGATCGCTGGTGACCTGGTGGAAACTGCTGTACTGGTTGGGGAGGGGCAGAATCCACATTCCTATGAACCTTCTCCTTCCCAAATGGCTCGGTTGGCAAAGGCCAGTATCTGGATTCTCAGTGGCACGGACTTTGAACATGCTCTTATCGACAAAGTCTCCAGTCTTTATCCAGATCTTGTAATCATAGATGGGACAGAAGGAATGATCCTCCGAACCTTGGAAGAGCATGACCATGAGGATGAAGAAGCAGGTGAAGATGAGGCTGTTCATGATTTGAACATTGATCGACATACCTGGCTTGGATGGGAACAGTCGAAGGTGCTAGTGAAGAACATCAGCACTGCATTGACCACCTATCTTGGATTGCCTGAAGCGGAACTAGAAGAGCGAGCTGGGCAACTTCTCTCCCAGATCGAGGGAGAATTCTCCTCGTTGGAAGCAGAACTCGCAGGGCTTTCTGGCAGTACCGTCTTTGTCTATCATCCCTCCTTTGGATACTTCCTTGACTCCTTCGGCCTTCATCAAGAGGCTGTCGAGACAGGAGGGAAGGAACCTACAGCAAAGGACTTGGCCCTCCTGATAGAGCGGGCACAAGATGATCAGGCAAAGGTGATCTTTGTACAAAAGCAATTCCCCTCCGGCAGTGCAGAGAAAGTCGCCCAGGTGGTTGGTGCACAGGTAGTTCCACTCGATCCCCTTGCCTATGATTGGTTGGGTAATATCCGCCTGATGGGCAATGCCCTGAAGGAAAGCCTATGAGTAGCGTCCCTGTTGCACTCTCATTCCATGAAGTTGCCTTCTCTTATCCCCATTTAAGAGTCCTTGAGGATGTATCCTTTCATTTTCATGCAGGGGAGTTTATCGCCTTGGTCGGCCCAAACGGTTCAGGGAAAAGTACCTTGCTGAAGTTGGTCCTTGGTCTGGAGGCTCCCCAATCTGGGAAGATCAGGTTGCTTGGTGAGAATCCAAGAAAGAGCCGAGCCCTTGTAGGCTATGTTCCCCAGCACACCAGCTATGATCCCAATTTTCCTATTTCCGTATTGGAAGTCGTAAAGATGGGGCGTGTTGATGCATCAAAGCGGGGAGGAAAAGCTGAGCAGACAGAGAAAGCACTGCAAGCACTCAAGCAGGTTGAGCTTGAGCACCTTGCCCAGAGGCCCTACAATGCCCTGAGCGGGGGCCAGAGGCGACGCGTGTTGGTTGCCCGAGCCCTTGCGGCTGAACCCACCATGTTGATTCTTGATGAGCCGGCGGCCAATCTGGACAAGGAGAGCGAACAAAGACTCTATGCAACCCTTGGGAAACTCAAGGGTTCGACAACCATCTTGATTGTTACCCACGATATGAGAGAGGTCTCCCCCTTGATCGACCGGGTGTTCTGTATCGATGCGCATAGGGATGGAAAGTTGGGTCGGACTGTCGTCCAGCATGCACTTGAGGAAGAAGCAGAAGGCACAAGGAAACGGGTACGTCACGATGTAGAGATTCCCGGAGACTTCTGCCATTTTCCAAGGGAGGATGTATGAACGATCTTCTAGGATTCTTTTCCGCACTATTCAATCCTGATTTTCCCTTTGTGAGAAATGCCTTCTTCGCAGGACTGCTCTCTTCTGTTCTTTTCGGGGTGCTAGGCTCGGTCGTTACCGTGAAACGGATAGCCGGCCTTGCCGGAGCCATCAGCCATGCAGTGCTTGGTGGTATCGGGATTGCTCTCTATCTCTCAGCCACCGGCTTGGTCCCCAATCTGAGCCCAATGGTAGGAGCCATAATCTTTGCGCTCCTTTCAGCAGCAATCATTGGGACGGTTTCTCTTCGTTCCAAGCAACGTGAGGATACGGTCATCCAAGCAATCTGGGCAATCGGGATGAGTATTGGTGTGCTGTTCATGGCAAAGACCCCTGGATACACCGATCCATCAAGCTACCTTTTTGGAAATATCCTGCTCATTGCCCCCTCTGACCTCATCCTGCTTGCTATTCTTGATGTGGTGGTCATTGTACTCGCTTGGAGATTCTATCCCCAGATTGAGGCAACTGCCTTTGACGAGGAGTTCGCCCAGGTGAGAGGAATCCCGACCCATGTGGTATTTCTCGCCATCCTCTCGATAACAGCGGTAGCCGTTGTTCTGCTGCAGACATTTGTGGGTATCGTAATGGTGATTGCCATGCTCACGCTCCCCGCAGGGACAGCAGGGTATAAGGCGAAAAATCTTGCCTCTATGATGGCCTTTGCTACGCTCTTCTCGTTCTTGTTCTCTTTTGCAGGGCTTGCTGTGGGCTGGGGATTCGATATCCCTGTGGGAGCAACCGTTGTCGTTATTGCCGGTGCATTCTACCTAGGGCGGTCGGCTGGTGACCTACTGAAAAAATGGAGGAAACACCATGACTAAGGCAAGGAAAGCCCTGCTGGAGTTGCTCAAAGAGAGCAAGGAACCTGTCAGCGCATCGATGCTGAGCGGAGATCCCTCACTTCCCTTTGACCAAGCAACCATCTATCGTAACCTGCACTACCTTGAGGAGCAGGGGTTTGCTGAATCGTTCATCCTACACTGCACTGAACATGGCACCGAACGCTACTATAGCTATCGCAGCCGTAGTGAAGGAGTCCATCACCACTGGTTCCACTGTGAGAAGTGTCATACATTCATCGATCTTGGAGGGTGTGCATACCAAGAGCAGATGAAAGATTGGGAAAAACAGTATGGATTCACCATCAGCGACCACACGTTCTTTCTCACCGGTATCTGTGCCTCTTGTAAGTCATGATCACTTCTTGAGCAGGGAGAAGAGCTGGAGTCGATTATTCACGCCCATCTTTGCATAGATGTTCTTGATGTGGGTTTTAACGGTATTTGGTGAGATATAGAGCTGCTTTGCAATCTCTTGATTACTACATCCTGCGGCCAGTAGTCGTAATACCTCTTCCTCCCTGAGTGAGAGCCCGTACTCCTTGCCCCCCTCTGCATCCACGTGGTCGGTCTGCTCCCAAGTCAAGAAATATCTACGGCTGATGAAATAGTAGAGATAAACCGAGAGTGTGGAAAAACTAAGATAGACCAGTTTGAACGGAAGATTCCTGAAAAACAGCAGATCCAGGGGAAACAGGAAGAACAGTGGTAGAAAGGTGAAGATGATTCCCTTCAACAGGCGCTCTTCCTCCCAGGTAGTCGCCTTCTTGACGAAGATGCCACTCAGGACTGCGTGGATTACCAAGAACATGCTACCTGCGAAGAAGTGGTAGGCTATAGTGTCGCTGAGGGCTTTCTGCCAGTCTCCTTTGCTCTCTGCGATGATGACCCAGAGGCTGATCAGGAAAAAAAACAGGATCAAGAATGTAAGGATACGGTTTCCCAGGTGCTTCTGGTCTTCCTGTGCCGGTAAGAGTTGAATCAGGTATCTGCTCATCATAAGCAACAATGTGGTAGTGAGCAGGACAGAGAAAATGGTTGCTCCCAGTGCAAATACCTGAAAAGCATTAGCATCCAGGTTTCCCACCGGAAGTGTCCTGGTCAGGTAGGTGACCAAGAGAGAGAGACACATTTGCAGTGAGAGAGGGACAAGGACAGTAAGGAAGGAACCGATATATGCATCACGCACACGGTAGAAGAGCAAGATACAGAGACAAGTAATGGAAACCACCAAAGCGGTGGTAAGGAAGAGCAGAATATCGGATAGGATTACCATTGGGTTCCTCCTAGGAGAATCCTACCATATACCTCTGCTCAGAACCATGCTTTCAGCCCTATCTGAAGAGAATCGTTTGCATCCCATGTGTGGTATATACTCTCTTTCGTCTCGATTGAACCATACCAGGTAGTCTTGAGGAAGCACGAGAGATTGTCCCCCAGAGCATAGGTAGCGGAGGCAAGCATCAGGTATCCGGTGCTTTCTGTTTGGTAGGTCCCAGCTATCCTGCATGTAAGTTTTTCCCGGAAGAATGTGCCCTCTGCAGCTACTATGAGTGTATTGGCATAGGCCTTTCCATCGTAGGAGGAGAGAACATCTACATCCATCGGGGAGGAGGGGAAGTGCAGTACATAGTGTCCCTGGTAGGCAACTGCCAGAAATGTGCCACTCGCGCTATGGGTATAGGAGAGTTCTGCCAGATACGCCCACTTGCTGTTGTAAAGTCCTGCTTCACTTCCCTCGGTATCCTCACTGAGGAAGAATCCCCCCTCGAGAGCAAGGGTAAAGGGTCCAAACAAGCTGCTCGATTCCAACCCAATAAGTTGGTAGCGGGTATGGATGGTATCGGCCCCTGTGATTGCAAATGTCGAAGGGTCGTAGGAAATGTTGGTATAGCCGCTTTGAGGATAATATCCATTGAAGTAGAGCAACCCAAGGTCGATGGCCCTTGCGTGGATTCGGTAGCGTGCCCCACCTCCAAATTTCTCAAGGCTCTCAGTCTCTTCTTCCTGCAACGTGACTGACGCAAACTGTGCCGGTATAAGTGACCAACGTCCAGTGTTTTCCAAGCTGGTAGGGAGAAACCCTGGTTTCAGGACGATATCCAGGGAGCTTCGATCCCAGTAGGTAGTTAGGGAGAGCATCAGTTCCCTCTGTTTCATTGCTTCCAAGTCATCAATGATACCTTTACTTAGGTCCTGGGCATTAAGCACATCCACAACATGAGAGAGCGATGCACTTCCCCAAGGATGGGTCATCCAGCCTGCAGCAAGTGTCTGATTACCCCAGTAGAGGCTGATTGCGAGGTGCTCCGCTGAAAGGATGTTTGTCATTGCATCATATGCTAATGTGGTTTTTGCTCTATACGCCTCATCATCATAATCGACTGAGAACCCAAGCAGTACCCCGGGGTCTACGGATTTGTCACGATAGACGCTCAAGGAGGCCTCTTGTTGCAGGTAGAAGGTTCTCTTAGGTTCCTCTTCCTCTGCAAATATATCAAAAGCAAACAAACATGCTGTGGTAGCCAACAACAGGATGGTAATAGCTAGGGTTCGTTTCATCAGAGCCTCCCTGTTTCCAGAAATCTGGTCGTAAAGTATCCCTCTGGAAGAGGAATGTCATAACGTGCTTGAAGAATCTCCAAGCGTGTTGCATGTGAACTGGAGTGGGTTCTCATAACCATGGTCGTGCTGACCGGACGACCAGAGAGCGTGTCAATTGCCTCTGTGGTCAATGTCTTTACAATCGTACTTCTGTCAGACTCATAGAACTGAACCTCTAGAGGGAGATAGGTTTCCTTGTCAACAACGGTGATGGTTTTCCCATACGCTTTCATCTCATGGGGAATCGATTCAACGGTAAAGCTGTTACTATCCTCAGAGATGAGACGGTGATCTGCTTGGCCGGTATCATACGTGGTTGAGGCCATATCGCTATAGGAGAAATCACTGCCCATGAATGAACCAGCTTCCTCAGTTCCCGCTATTTTTCTGATCCGCTTAAGGGAGGGGAGAAAAATCCACTGCTCCGTAGTCCCCTCTGTGCCTTCAATGGAGAGAAAGCGGGTATTGCGTACACTCTCCGGGGAGAGAAATACCGTCAACGTGGAGGTCTTTCCCTCTTTTGTTGCGCTGAGTGTTTGCAGTCGTCTTTCCCTGGTACTTCCCGAGGTATCGATCAAGGTGAGTCTGATATCGAGTGCCGAAGTTGTTGAGCTTTGTCTTTCAAGTACCTGTTCCATGATCTGGTCAGCAGTTGGTGAGCTGAAGATCAGGTGAGAACATCCGAGGCAGAGTATAGAGAACAGTGTAATGAATCGTTTCATGATTTCCTCCTGGAAGTGTTGAATAGGTTGGGGAGATGGACTTGGAGTGCCACCAGGAGCAAAAGTGCAGCTGCACTTGCTGCAATCATGGCGATGCAGAAGAGCAGACCAAGGTTTGCAATTGGAAGGAAGCGACTGAAGAGGAGTCCGCTAAATCCCACTGCAACTGATGCAGCATTTGCCAGGATTGCTTTTCCGGTGGTCATCATGATCTCATCAAGGGAGTGCTTGTTGCGCATGAGCGCTGAGAGTAAGTGAATGGCATAATCCACCCCGATACCAATTGCCAATGCTGCAATGAGGCTGGTCACGATATCCAGTTTGATGGAGAAAAGCGCCATAGCCAGAAACACTGAGGAGAGTGCAAAGAGGCAGGGAAGGAGGGCAAGTGTTGCAAGTTTTGCAGAGCGGAGTGTGATAAGTACCAGTATCCATACAGCAATGAGTGAGCTGAAGAGACTGATGATCTGGCTCTTGGTGACCAAGTCAGTCAGGGCAAGGCTTACTGCCTCTCCTCCTCCGATCTCAACATTCCATGTTGATGGGAAGAGGGTGGGAATCATGGTTGTGATCAAGCGGAGTGTTTCAGTGTGTGACTCCTTGAGCAGGATGGTGAAAAGCGTTGAATCTGGTTCCAATGGATCATCGATAAAACTATCCAAGGATGAACTGTACAACAAGAGGTATTGGGCGATGAGATGACTCAGCTCCTCCTCTGTGGACAGACCATAGGTAGCTGGGTCGTTGGGGATTTCATAGGAGCCCTTACCTCCGCTTTCCGTCAAGGTGCCCTCAACCGGTTCCCCCTCAGGCTCCTCTAGAGGAATTGGATTGGAGAAGAAGTCAAAAGCAGGCTCATCTGACACGGTTTCCACGACACCTCCCTCAGCAGGTCCCAGTAACTGATTCATGCGTTTAATGAACGGCAGAATGGACTGAACACCACCCACCGTGGGTTCCTCTTCGATAACCTGGATTGCATGTTCAAGTGTCTTCAATACCGTTGGGCTGAGCGTGGCCGTACCTTTTGGAGGAGTGATCATGACCGAAAGGGAGAAGGATCCCTGCATTGCCTGGTTGTATCGGTTGTTCATGGTCACAAGGTTTGAAGAAGGCCTGAAGAAGGCAAGCATGTTTGTACCTTCCTGCAATGACAGGTAGGAGAGAGGAAGGACAACGATGATCATAAGCAAGAAGAGGGTAATGGTCAGCTTGCCCCACTTGTTGGATACCCTCATCGCAAATCGCACAAGGAATACGCTATGAGGTTTGCTGACCTTCTGTGGTCTTGGAACCCTCACTTGATATACGACCCTGATGAGGGCAGGGAGCAGGATCAATGAACTGCCGGCACAGGCAACCACTCCGATGAAACTGAGCAAACCGAAAGTCCTGAAAGGCCCGAGAGGGCTGGAAAGTTGGGCAAGGAATGCGAACGCTGTCGTTGCCGCGGCCCCAATAATCGGATAGGTATTGGTGTACACTACGTTCTGCAGGGTCTCCTCAATATGCTTGCCATCATATTCTTGGTAGAAATGGCTGAATATATGTACGGTATAGGCACTCCCTACGATGAGCAGAAGGACTGGAACGAGCATCGTTGCCATGGTTACCGTGATTCCCGTCCATGCCATGATTCCCAGGGTCAGGGAGCTGCTGAATACAAGGGGAACAAGAGAAAGCAGCACTGCGTCAATTCTTCGTAGGAAGAGGTAGAGCACGAGGATAATCAGTAGCGCCACTATCGGGGCAAGCACTGCAAGGTCACTGAGTAGGCTCCTTTCAATCTCCTCAGTAACGGCTGGTAGCCCAAGCAGAGAGAATTCGAGCCCTTCTAGGGGGATCAACAACTCCCTAAGATTGGAGAGCAGGAGAGTCGCATTGTATTCTCGTGTGGTCTGGATAAGAATGGAGAGTACCTGATGGTCCTCAGAGATGAACGTACCTTCATAGA
The sequence above is drawn from the uncultured Sphaerochaeta sp. genome and encodes:
- a CDS encoding Fur family transcriptional regulator, whose translation is MTKARKALLELLKESKEPVSASMLSGDPSLPFDQATIYRNLHYLEEQGFAESFILHCTEHGTERYYSYRSRSEGVHHHWFHCEKCHTFIDLGGCAYQEQMKDWEKQYGFTISDHTFFLTGICASCKS
- a CDS encoding TrkA family potassium uptake protein; translated protein: MKKEYDPDAYGIIGLGRFGLSLALELTKAGKQVIVLEIEEEKLNAVKDQLENIYPVKSVTEEVLHESGISHCRTAIVCIGKDIESNILVTMSLIELGIPRVIAKATSMNHGKVLERIGAEAVFPEVEMGERLARSLVSTGTLDFLELCDDFSIANVTLSRKFADQSVADLNLRKRYHLNIIVIIRDETAISEIMPDQQLFEDDVLVVGGTNDAIRKFEQANEA
- a CDS encoding ferritin, which gives rise to MLSKEIATLLNEQINKEFYSAYLYLDMANFYAEKGLFGYENWFKVQAQEEMSHAMLFRQYLLNNGHAVTLSALADPSKSYENTKDPLVEALKHEEYVTASINNIYEVAVKQKDYRSQQFLDWFIKEQGEEEANAQENIQKFEVFGSDNRGLYMLNKELEARVFSPPSLQL
- a CDS encoding metal ABC transporter permease codes for the protein MNDLLGFFSALFNPDFPFVRNAFFAGLLSSVLFGVLGSVVTVKRIAGLAGAISHAVLGGIGIALYLSATGLVPNLSPMVGAIIFALLSAAIIGTVSLRSKQREDTVIQAIWAIGMSIGVLFMAKTPGYTDPSSYLFGNILLIAPSDLILLAILDVVVIVLAWRFYPQIEATAFDEEFAQVRGIPTHVVFLAILSITAVAVVLLQTFVGIVMVIAMLTLPAGTAGYKAKNLASMMAFATLFSFLFSFAGLAVGWGFDIPVGATVVVIAGAFYLGRSAGDLLKKWRKHHD
- a CDS encoding gamma carbonic anhydrase family protein, producing the protein MMYAYNGKSPSIAEGCYIAPSADVIGNVTLGEGVSIWFHATLRADVNTIHIGSKSNLQDNVVAHVDKGFPLIVGERCTIGHGAIIHACTIEDDCLIGMGAIVLNGAVIGDESIVAAGALVSQNKVYPPRSLLVGTPAKLIRTLSDEEFAKVRENTQEYWEFAHDLATGKQTIN
- a CDS encoding potassium transporter TrkG, whose product is MKRPLRANHYLLLGFLAIILVGSLLLRLPISHNEGIKISYWDSLFISTSAVCVTGLVTVDVALTFSLFGRTVIAILILLGGLGFASMVISFSLLLGMNIGLSQRSFIKEAYNLSSVQGTLMVVRAVGLAALLVQGVGVFIEYFIFRSTYGPLDALGHAVFNTISAFNNAGFDLMGKYQSLSMYRHSVAMNLTTALLIIIGGTGFFVIADIVKNRNWKKLTMHSKIVVTMNSILLIGGFLFFLFVEHLEPLAAFFQSVTTRTAGFNTVDIAGLSQAGLLVTIVLMFIGASPGSTGGGIKTSTTFTLFLSLGSLMFGRQTAAFKRKIGGESILKAFQVLLLSILLIGGGSFLLLIIEGSKFTFLEVLFEAVSAFATVGLSMGITTEIATLSKLVLVVVMFAGRVGPITIATSFARKASQLGYVEEQVFIG
- a CDS encoding zinc ABC transporter substrate-binding protein — protein: MRTRALSILLALILIPFVLFAGGNTEQDSKPIVMVSILPHAYFVDQIAGDLVETAVLVGEGQNPHSYEPSPSQMARLAKASIWILSGTDFEHALIDKVSSLYPDLVIIDGTEGMILRTLEEHDHEDEEAGEDEAVHDLNIDRHTWLGWEQSKVLVKNISTALTTYLGLPEAELEERAGQLLSQIEGEFSSLEAELAGLSGSTVFVYHPSFGYFLDSFGLHQEAVETGGKEPTAKDLALLIERAQDDQAKVIFVQKQFPSGSAEKVAQVVGAQVVPLDPLAYDWLGNIRLMGNALKESL
- a CDS encoding ABC transporter ATP-binding protein translates to MSSVPVALSFHEVAFSYPHLRVLEDVSFHFHAGEFIALVGPNGSGKSTLLKLVLGLEAPQSGKIRLLGENPRKSRALVGYVPQHTSYDPNFPISVLEVVKMGRVDASKRGGKAEQTEKALQALKQVELEHLAQRPYNALSGGQRRRVLVARALAAEPTMLILDEPAANLDKESEQRLYATLGKLKGSTTILIVTHDMREVSPLIDRVFCIDAHRDGKLGRTVVQHALEEEAEGTRKRVRHDVEIPGDFCHFPREDV
- a CDS encoding pirin family protein; the encoded protein is MQKRPIKRITGGAVQYDGAGVKLVRVIGYNDTKDFDPFLLLDAFDSKDSEDYIKGFPWHPHRGIETVTYLIEGEIEHGDSLGNSGSINEGCCQWMTGGSGIIHQEMPQPSDRMLGCQLWINLPKKDKMTDPAYRDIRKAQIPVVKETGSEVRVISGSYNGTKGPEEGDYVKTTYLDVKLEANQSWSLEVPSENTLFLYIVEGSLLTDGKEVPFHRAVLFGEGDTLSLSSGEAGVRFFLYAAKPLKEPIAWAGPIVMNTPEELRLARQELQDNTFIKHKQ
- a CDS encoding helix-turn-helix transcriptional regulator, giving the protein MVILSDILLFLTTALVVSITCLCILLFYRVRDAYIGSFLTVLVPLSLQMCLSLLVTYLTRTLPVGNLDANAFQVFALGATIFSVLLTTTLLLMMSRYLIQLLPAQEDQKHLGNRILTFLILFFFLISLWVIIAESKGDWQKALSDTIAYHFFAGSMFLVIHAVLSGIFVKKATTWEEERLLKGIIFTFLPLFFLFPLDLLFFRNLPFKLVYLSFSTLSVYLYYFISRRYFLTWEQTDHVDAEGGKEYGLSLREEEVLRLLAAGCSNQEIAKQLYISPNTVKTHIKNIYAKMGVNNRLQLFSLLKK
- a CDS encoding outer membrane lipoprotein-sorting protein, producing MKRFITLFSILCLGCSHLIFSSPTADQIMEQVLERQSSTTSALDIRLTLIDTSGSTRERRLQTLSATKEGKTSTLTVFLSPESVRNTRFLSIEGTEGTTEQWIFLPSLKRIRKIAGTEEAGSFMGSDFSYSDMASTTYDTGQADHRLISEDSNSFTVESIPHEMKAYGKTITVVDKETYLPLEVQFYESDRSTIVKTLTTEAIDTLSGRPVSTTMVMRTHSSSHATRLEILQARYDIPLPEGYFTTRFLETGRL